From the Robbsia betulipollinis genome, the window TGGTGTACATCGTCTATCACCTGCGACGGATGCTGCGTCAGGAACGTTGATTCCCGGCACCCCGCCACCCTGCCTCCGCACCCCTGTCCATCGAAGGAGCACGCCATGTTTCCCGCGCCGATCGCCAAATGGCGGCCGTTCAATCGTGTGTTGTACAAATTGACCCTGCCGCTCGCGCTGCTGATATGGTTATTGCCGCTGATCGCCGTGCTGGTCACGTCCATACGCTCGTCGGACGAACTCGTGGAGGGAAACTACTGGGGCTGGCCGCGGCACTTCTCCCTGATCGCGAATTACCGTGACGCGCTGACCACCTCGCCGATGCTGCATTATTTCTGGAACAGCGTGCTCATCACCGTGCCGTCGGTGATCGGCGCGATCACGCTGGCCGCGATGGCGGGGTTCGCGCTCGCGATCTATCCGTTTCGCGGCAACACGGCGCTGTTCGCCACCTTCGTCGCGGGCAATTTCGTGCCCATTCAGATCCTGATGATCCCGGTGCGCGATCTGTCGTTGCAACTGGGCATCTTCAATACGGTGGGCGCGCTGATCCTCTTCCACATCGCGTTCCAGACCGGTTTCTGCGCGCTGTTCCTGCGCAATTTCATCAAGCAGTTGCCGTTCGAACTGGTGGAGGCGGCGCGGATCGAGGGGGCGGGTGAGTGGACGGTATTTTTCCGCATCGTCTTGCCGCTGATTCGGCCTGCGCTGG encodes:
- a CDS encoding carbohydrate ABC transporter permease translates to MFPAPIAKWRPFNRVLYKLTLPLALLIWLLPLIAVLVTSIRSSDELVEGNYWGWPRHFSLIANYRDALTTSPMLHYFWNSVLITVPSVIGAITLAAMAGFALAIYPFRGNTALFATFVAGNFVPIQILMIPVRDLSLQLGIFNTVGALILFHIAFQTGFCALFLRNFIKQLPFELVEAARIEGAGEWTVFFRIVLPLIRPALAALAILVFTFVWNDYFWALCLTQGDEAAPLTVGVAALKGQWVTAWNLVSAGSILAALPSVFMFFAMQRHFVAGLTFGATKG